GCCGATGACGGGGCGGCCCGGATCGTGCCGATCCGCGCCGACGGCGCGGCAATCGACCTGCCGCAGACCGGGGCCGGGATCCTGGCGCAGCTCGGCCTGGGCCTGCTCCTCGCCCTACTGGGCCTCCTGCTGGGCACCGGCCTGACGATCGGCGGCCGGCGGACCGGGGCCGCGCGATGAGCCGCCGTCCGGCCATCCAAACGGGGAGGGCGCTGGCCGCCCTCCTCGCCCTCGCGGGGCTCGGGCTGGCGGCGCAGGCCGCCTGGATTCCCGCCAAGGCCGCCCTGGCCCAGGTGCTGCTCGAGCGCGCTTTCGCCCGTACCCTGGCCGGAGGACGGCCCGCCCGGCCCTGGCCCTGGGCCGACACCGAGCCGGTCGCCCGGCTCACCGTCGCGGGCCGCAGCTTCGTGGTGCTGCGGGGCGGGAGCGGCCAGGCCCTGGCCTTCGGCCCCGGCCACCTCGACGGCACCCCGGAGGCCGGCGCGCCCGGCACCGCGGTCATCGCTGCCCACCGCGACACGCAGTTCGCGGTGCTGGGGCAACTCGCTCCCGGCGATCTCGTCACGGTGACCGGCCGCGACGGCCGGACCCTGCGCTTCCGCGTCACCGGCACGCGGGTGGCGCACTGGGACGCCGCGGGCATCGATCCGCAAGCCCCCGGACGGCATCTCGACCTCGTCACCTGCTGGCCGCTGGAGGCGCTTGAGGCGGGTCCGCTGCGGCTGATCGTCGAGACCGACTTGGCCTCGGAGGCAGTGCCCCCCTGACGGGTCGGCGTGGAGGGCCGGAGCAGGGCAATCGGTTCAGAGAATCTCGTGCGTCCTCGGGTTCGGGTGTGGCCTCGACGCGGAAGCGTTCGCCCCGTCATCCCGGGACCGCCTGGCGGAGCCCGGGATCCATCAACGCAGCGGGATCAGAACCTTGCGCTGTCGGTGGATCTGGATTCCGGGCTCGCCTGCGGCGTCCCGGAATGACGGGGGTGGTCGCTTGGCCTGCAGACCGGAACTGGTGGCAGCATAAGCCTGAGATTTCGCGGCTGTGTTCGGCAATACCGTCGCTGAAGCGATTGCCATGACGGTCGGCTTGGCCGTGCTTGCGCAAATGTGCGGTTTCGTGCGGATCTGTACGGGTCGAGCCCGTGCGAGCCGTGCCTGTGAGCGAGATCGAACTGTCGGAGGCGCAGAGCCGCGCCATTGCCCAGACCGTGCGCGAGGCGCTGGCCCGCCGGCGCATCTCCCGGCAGACGCTGGCCGAGGAGGCCCGGATCAGCATCTCGACCCTGGAGAAGGCGCTGGCCGGCCGCCGGCCCTTCACCCTGGCGACCACGATCCGGCTGGAGGAGGCGCTGGGGCAGTCCCTCCGGCAGCCGGCGGGGCAGGCCCCGCTTCCGGATCTG
The sequence above is drawn from the Methylobacterium mesophilicum SR1.6/6 genome and encodes:
- a CDS encoding class GN sortase gives rise to the protein MSRRPAIQTGRALAALLALAGLGLAAQAAWIPAKAALAQVLLERAFARTLAGGRPARPWPWADTEPVARLTVAGRSFVVLRGGSGQALAFGPGHLDGTPEAGAPGTAVIAAHRDTQFAVLGQLAPGDLVTVTGRDGRTLRFRVTGTRVAHWDAAGIDPQAPGRHLDLVTCWPLEALEAGPLRLIVETDLASEAVPP